The nucleotide sequence CTTGAGGTCGAGTAAATTGCTGTTAATAATCAGTACAAGTCAAGTTTGTTGAAACATAGTCCTGTATTTGATAACCAATTTTAGGACTTGATACGTTAGATGAAATTTTGTGAATGAACCTTGCATTTAGCACATGTTATTGGAATTCTGTtccatatttgaatttttcttttttcatattcccttgtcttcttctgaAGCTCCAACTTTGTTTGCAGAACAAAATACTGCACAGTCAACTTGAGGCTTTGCACATTCAACTGACTGAAAGAGATCGTGGTTCAGTTGGAACTTCTGCAATCACTGGTCCAGATATTTCAGGTGATGCTGGTTTACAAAATGTGATAAGTTATCTTCGACGGACAAAAGAAATTGTAAGTTCTTTTGCTGTTATCAATGTTCTCTCTTAACAGGCAGAgacttatatatattataatttgatattattattgttttcaACTTGACAGGCAGAGACAGAGATTTCCTTAATGAAACAAGAAAAGCTTCGATTACAATCACAAGTGGGTTTGTAAAAGGCGTTTTCTTTTTGCTTATCCGCCATTATTTGTTATTTTACAAATGGAAAAATGAGGTTGTGATTGAACTTTTAACTCTTGACTGAAAAAAGCCTTGTCATGTTGCTGTGTTTTCCTATAAATTTTCTGACTAGGAggtctctttgtttttgttcctaTCATTTGATGGTACTATGTGCTCTTGCATTTATCCTGAGGATGTTTGTCTGTTGTGATTTTTGTATTTCTGTGTTATCATGGTTATTTCATCTGTCCTTGGTTGAATTCatgcatttattttatatttgctTTTGTAGCTTGAGAGTGCCCTCAAGGCTTCAGAAACAGCCCAGTCATCACTTCATGCCGAGcgcactaattcaagatcattGTTCACTGAGGAGGAAATGAAATCCTTGCAACTACAGGTTAGTTTCTTTTCATTGTGTTCTATTGTTCTCAAATTCCAGAGGTATATTATACTTCTTAGCTGTTATTGCTTGATCTCTTTCCATTATTTTGTTGTAATATGGTGTTTCTCAAACTACATGTGCAGTGTCAGTATATTCCACTCAAGTGTTTGACCGTTGTTTATTCGACACTGAACTCTATTCTGTGTTTCTGTGGACATTGTACAGCAGACTATTTTGAGATTATATCCCAATACCTACTATTTTCCCCTTCTAACTTTATTTATGCTGTCATGATGAAATGTCTTTGCAGGTTAGAGAAATGAACTTACTTCGTGAAAGCAATATCCAACTCAGAGAAGAAAACAAGCACAATTTTGAGGAATGCCAggtatttcaaatttttactgGAAAGGATTCCCTCCATGTAGATAATTGTTCTTCTTCCATGTAAACATGActcattattttttctttcagaaattcCGTGAAATATCACAAAAAGCTAGTGCTGAGACTGAGAACCTAGAGAGATTGCTACAGGAGAGGCAGATTGAGTTGGAAGCCTGTAAGAAAGAAATTGAAATGCAAAAGACAGAGAAAGAACACTCAGAACAGAGGGTTCGTGAGGTATTGATCTCGGAACTGCTTTCTGTCTCTCTGTTTTAAGTACATCTAGTAACTGTGAAAATATGTATACAGTTCATGACGGGGGattctatctttctctctcgcCCCCTACtccctctcccccccccccccccccccacaaaaaaaaaagggttttgtTTTATTCTGAGAACTATAAACTTTCCCAGCACACTTCAACCTATTATAAACATACTAAAAGTCCCAACTGAGACCTGTGTAGACTCCAGAGAGCTAGATATCAATAATTGTGTATCTATGCCTGGCATCTGAAAGACTCATTTGGACCTTAATACCAGTAGAAAAGTGCCAATTTTGTGGTAGTACCTGTTGCAGATATAAGTACAAATGAGCTCATTGATAAATATATTCAATATTCTAATGTACTCTCTTTCTTGAAGTTACTTGAAAGGTATAGAAATATTGATGTTCAAGATTATGATCGCGCAAAGGATGATGTTCGTCAGTTGCAGGTAGGCTGACACCTTTATAAGCATATTAATTGCTTTAAGCTTGCATTTCTCCTGTTAGTTATTATATCTTCGCCTCTTAGTTGAGATATACTGACATGTTATCGTTGATATGTGTGAATCCTTGTCCACATTTAAAAGATGTTGAAAAACATTACAAATGATGATAGTATTTTGATCCTCGATGCTTTATCAGTGGTTACGTAACTTATGTTATGCATGTGATAAACTTTAACTTGTTTGTCCCTTTATTGGTTTACTTTATAATTTGATTATCTGTACAAACTAAGGTGTGCTTATAAGTGCATTTGTATCTTACTTTGTTTCAGTTCCCTTCAAATATCAAATACTTAATGTGATTTCTTGTGCTTTATTTTATCATTGTTATTGTATgcttctttattttaattttaatttttatgttcttagaaaaaattggaggagaaggattctGAAATACTAGAAGTCAAGAAACTTCTTTCAGAAAAGATGGAGACTGTATCACGTCTGGAGCGAGATATTGCTAACTGCAGATTGGAACTGACTGAGATGGAGAAGAGAATGAGTGATGCTTTGCAAGCTGAGGTACACCTTAATTTCTGTATTCTAAGATCAGATTTGTAGAAGTGCTTGTCATTGGATTTCTTATACGATTCTCTGTATAACCTTCTTATGGCTGACATGCACAGGCAAGTCTAAAATCAGAAATCGAGAAGCATAGGAAGATGGCCACTCAGTATAaggttttttaaattttcatgtcCTTTATAATGAACAATTATTACTTGAAATTAAATGCATATTTTATTTCTAATCCTCTCTTGACTAGTTTTTGACATTTAAGTGTTGTGTTAAAAGGTGAAAACTTTTCTTATTTGTTGGTTGGTGATTAACCATTCATCAATCTGCAGAGGAGGCTCGAAATGTTCTCAAGAGAAAAAGAGACCGTTTCAAAAGAAAAGGAGACACTGTCCAAGGAAAAGGAGGAACTGAGCAAGGAGAATCAAGCTCTTTCTAGACAGCTGGAGGAAGTCAAATTAGGTATGTTTAAACCATCCATCAGTCCTTTTCCATTCAGTTGTAAAATAATCCGCTCATTATCTGTTTGACTGTCTTACAGTGAAACGAGCATCAGTAGATACTACCGGGGTGCAAGCAATTAGGGAAGAGAAAGACCAGAAAATTCAGGTTGAACTTGATagtcatttttgttttttcgcTCTCTCTCTTTGAACCTCTTTTGCCAGTTGTGACTCATTTACTATGCTCGCTCAGCTTCTGGAAAAGCATTTGGAGAGGCAAAGAGAGGAGCTGAGAAAGGAGAAGGATGAAAATCGGATGGAGAAAGCAATGCGCAAGAAGATGGAGAAGGCTGTAACAGATTCCTATAATAATGTTGACCAGGTTTTCTATCTGTCCATTGTTGTAAATTCCATATCAGTTAATGCATTCTACCCATACATCCTAGGGTTTACTTCTGAAATTCAGCTGGACGTGTTCTTGGTACTTCAATTTCAATATGAATATATGCTGCATTACAAAGTGATGCATGTGATATTTTTTGCTTTAGGACAAGTCGAACTTCATGAATGAACTCGAGAAGCATAAGCAGGCTTTGAAGCAGCTTTCAGATGAACTTGAAAAGCTGAAACATGCAAAAGACAGTCTCCCTCAGGTTTGATTGTTATTTATCAAACTGGAAAGCAGATTCCTTTCACTCACCTTATGAATATCTATATTCTAACTTGTTTTATGTACTTTGTTCATCATATTTCAAAACCGTGTTTATACTTGCTGTTTCATCTGGGTTTGTTTTAATAGTATATTCCATGTAACTTAGGGTACCTCAATTGTTCAAATGCTTTCGGGAACCATACTGGATGGTCTTGCTGCTGCCTACGGTTTAGCTGTCGAAAATTTCGAAAAGACAGCACATTCAGTTCACAGTGAGTTTGGTGCTCACGGTGTTCTTGCAAACACTCCTCCAGTTGCAGATACTTCATTACCGGCTACCTCTGGTACTTTTGTTAAGCAATTCTTTTTATACTGAGGATTGGTTTATTCATTTTTCATTCCCATCCTTCATTTTGTAAATGCCGCTATTTCTTTATTCATGAGTAAATTCGTTAACTTTGTGTGCCAATGTAGGTACCGCTCAAGCATCCACGGTTATGTCTTCAACGAGTCCTGCAAGGGGCTTAGTATCCAAAGCAACTGAAGAGAGGGGCTTAGCATCCACAGCCACTGAAGAAAGCGCAAAAACAATCACTTTACCCAAAGGCAATGTCGAAACCCGTAAACAAGGAAGGAGATTGGTTAGGCCCCGGCTTGTAAGACCTGAAGAACAACAAGGTGATGTAGAGATGTCAGAGATGGAAGGGACCCGCAATGGGGGCAAACAAGCACCATCGAATGAAATGGAAGTTCAAGGCAATGCTACTTTGCCACAACAGCTGCTTCGGAAACGTCTTGCTTCTTCATCTACTTTTGAGTCCCGTGAGGAATCAAATAACCAAGGGGAAATTTGTCCTGAGGTGGCAGCACCTGTTTCAAAGAAGGCCAAAGGTTCAGATTCTCTACAAGGGACTGAAGGGCAGCCATCTGCTATTTCGGAAAATCTTGGGAGTGTTCCAGTCAAAGATGAACCTTTAGACGTCGCTGTTGATTTGCCGCAAAGTTCAAGTGAGGAAGCTGCTGTTGATGCCGAGAAAGAAGAAACTGAGACTGCTGGGGAGAAGGTTGAAGAGCCAAATGAAAGACAGTTTGATGGTTTGAGTCAAGTTGAATCACAGAAGGATAGTGATTTAGTGGAGAATGTGGATGGATCAGATGGAAAAGATCTACCATCGCACGATGGAGCCAAAGATCAGGTTGAGCTAGAGCAACAGTCCAGTGATTTTGGAGGAGACCGAGAAGAGGGAGAGCTGGTCCCTGATATTTCTGAGCTTGAAGGTGGTGATGCGATGGGCAGTCCTGAAATAGGGGAAGTTCAACCTGAACCTGTAACAACTCCCGAGGCTTCCCCAGCTAGGGGCGATGATTACGGTGTTGCTGCTGGTTCTGTTGTGGATATCGGTGAGGTTAATTCTCCAGAGGTTCTTAATGATGAGAAAAATGATGACATTGATGCAACTGAAGAAGCTGCTGATGGTTCCGATAAGTCAATTGATGGTAATGACCATACTTTGACGGAGACTGACCAGGCTGCCGAAGCTACCTCAGTAATCGTAGATACCACTTCAACAAGTACCACAGCAGAAGTAAGCGTTTCAAAACAAGCTAGTCCCAGTGTTACTGCAGGAGAGGTGAGACAGGTGTCTCCTGTGATTATTCCGTCAACTACCATAAATTTAACAACACGAGCTCTGGAGAATGCACGCCGAAGACAACAGGCCAGAGGGCTCTCTACTTCACCAAGCACAGGTCGTGGAGGACCTGCCGGAAGACAAACTGGAAGATCTGGACGTGGACCTCCTGGACGTGGGCGTGGGCGCGGACGTTCTCGTGGGTCAACATCAGGCAATCAAGGTTGAGACCAAAATTTATATATCCCCCCATACTGCCATTGAAATGAGCATAAGGGGATTGTCTCCATTTTTACATCCATTTTGTAGTTGAACGTGTTGTTGCGATTTACGGTGTCGCGAAAATCTCTAGGCATTTTGAAGGACATTATTACCACTCACTTTACATGGTCACTGTCCGTAGAATATGGATTTTGGAAAGAAGTTGGTTTGAGGATAAGTGTGTTGGTGCTCAATGAGTCGTATGTAAATCCTTTTTTACTTCATGGAGATTGAGCACCTGCCTATTATTTTGCATCCTAAAGTCTATCGCGTGGCTTACTTTTTCGTTGGGGAAAAAAGGACGCGAAATTGACCCTCTTTCGTTCGTGATATCAAATTTTCCGGCAACAATTAGTTTCGAACTTTCCGGTTACCTTTGCGCTTCACCAGAATGTATCCATTCCCGATTGACCTGCATATTTGGTGAATCAGGCGAGAGGCCAATAATGCTAAACAGAAATACGGGTAATTTGTTACGAGGCAAAGGTTCTAAAATACGTTAGTCGGGCGGTGGACTGGTGCCTAGCGCCTAGTCGGATTATgtagatttaagtaaatttattatatttcgtgtaaataagtttatttatacttaaaatatatataaataaattacaaaatagaatgacatatatattatgaaaatatggaaaacaaatctataatgtgtgttcatttaagtattcaataaatctcttacaatttattgcaaaaaataatatgcaaaataaaatttatctattttctgtctataTGAGTCACAACATAAGCGGGTTTGGACGGGCTAGATGGACGCCTCAACAATTCTAggcgccctttcttaatttttatatgTCTAGGCATTAATCAGGGTGATGGCCAACcgcctagcacctaggcggcGCTAGACGGAACCTAGGCAGCagtaggcggggatttttagaacaccgTTAGGAGGTCACAATATTAGGATTGAGTCATCAATATTTTGCACTAATAGAAAATCGACGGATTATTCTCCCACCAAGATATTTTTAAGAAATTAAAGATAtcagcattttttttctttttccgaaTTACATTTGTGAACACTAAACAAAGAACCAAATACACTTTTATGCTGAGAGAACAAATGCTAACGTATGTAGGCAGAGGAGGGAGAGAGGACTTGGATTCCAAAGCCACCATTTcatctctctattttttttatgggaAAACGACGATGGCGATGCTACGCCTTCGGATTTCATCTGCAAATTTACATCTTTTAACTGCTCGAAACGTTGATTCTGGTTTTCTGGTGTATAATCTAATCTGTCATATGCCCATATCTCTGCACCCTTTCCTTTGCCTTTAACCTGAGGCCCCTACTCAGCACTGATACTTAACTCACTTATTTTTTGCTGCCACATAAAACACAATTTCTGGTTAACATTCCTGAGAAGAAAACAAGTTTCAAGCAAACCGAAAGAACAAATTTAACTCTCCCGCTTTGTCCTTCTGCACTCCTCtccttgtttatgtttatatatttttttctttgaattatCCAATCCAATGCCCAAAGAAATGAGAGGAATGCAGGGAAAGAAAACTCTCGGAAATCAATTCCccacaaaatataataaatgTTAATCCTATCTGAAAGAATAGAATAAagtcatccccatttcaaaaatttgaatggcACCGCACTCTccactttattacttgctttATTCTTAATCCTTTTGTAGTTAAAGAGAATCATCTTTCTAACAGCAATATTGCATTTGATCCTTTATACGTGCAAGAATTTTACTTAATCTGTCTTTTTCTTTGACTGAAAAGAATCGAGAGAAAGGAAGAGCAGCGGCATACCTGCAGTCCGTAGTAAGGTGTAGATTGTCTGATCCTCTTTTCCTGCATCATTTTCTGGCGGTTTTCGTAGAAATCAAAATCATCCAGTATCGATGTCCTTGACATATGATTTTTAAATATGTTCAGCAGTTCAATACCCTGAAGAAAATTCACCTGCAAAATATAAATGTAATCACAGATTGAGATTGGTAATTTGAGATAAAATGCAGAGAAATTAAATCAAACAATTAGTTGGTTTTGCACACCTCTTGCGTGTCTCTACTATTGGTCACAGGCTTGTTCTCATTATTCTCGAGTATTATATGTCGTAACTGTGGGTTTGGGACGTCTTTTATGATATGCCACTTGACCGGAAAATAACCATTCCACTTATCCTGCTGCCAGAAGTCCATGTTCTTATTGAAGTCGACACGACCAATCATCTCAGCTACTCCACAAAACTGACCACTAGCATTAACCTGAAGCACATCATAAAACAGAGAAGCAAAGATTGGATTAGTAAATCATTTCAGAGACCGAAGGCCTAAAAGTCTGCAGTAGAAAATTCCTGCTTCAAAAATAAGGTCTAAATCTCCAGCATactgaaaagaaaaggaagacagGACACTTGCAGCCCTTCTGTGCCGCCTTCTCTTGTGCATCTTGATACGTATTGTCCAGCCTCTTGTTCCCGTTAGGAGTACTAGCCCACACATTGTACTTAATGCTTTTATGAATATCATCTTCACTGTAAGATTTGATCACAAAGAAAAGGGCTTGCTCGTATTTGGTTGGAAAGTCGGGGAGGTTATATTGATCCTTCCTAATGACAGATGCTATGCCATCAgattttccattctctttgtcaGCTCCGGACACCAATGCACCTTTAGGATTGGTTGTTCTGGGACCATGGTTCTTCTCATTAAACAGATTAATATCTTTAACACCATTAGCCTTACTTCTTGGTTTCAACTTGTCAGAGCCACCCCAGCCCTttgcatttgtttttaaagttggAGAATTGTTTGGATAGAGAAGTCCGCCTGTCTCTTGGTAGACCGGACCCTTTGCT is from Malus sylvestris chromosome 5, drMalSylv7.2, whole genome shotgun sequence and encodes:
- the LOC126622215 gene encoding YTH domain-containing protein ECT2-like, translated to MAAAAAPQFHHNSLKKEQEEEKDSNPHVQSSELFSSNLALSKDGSPSDTASCISTVGDTNASVKKSDADADYESLTSYPPTTYYGYTYPGYEMENNGYYVGGTGVEMQYPVMQADNGSFVYLMPGFQPGYDPYSTYMPISPIGSDGQYVGQQMYPPMSPVYQAPISPGYNPSLPPHGEFVQSPYLWDPSLVRDGTFGNPYNGVLQTPPYKPNFSSPSHTRAPLSKSSKPLDVESGYGARNQSKPVNKASLRPSSLQTEALAKGYFSVAKGPVYQETGGLLYPNNSPTLKTNAKGWGGSDKLKPRSKANGVKDINLFNEKNHGPRTTNPKGALVSGADKENGKSDGIASVIRKDQYNLPDFPTKYEQALFFVIKSYSEDDIHKSIKYNVWASTPNGNKRLDNTYQDAQEKAAQKGCKCPVFLFFSVNASGQFCGVAEMIGRVDFNKNMDFWQQDKWNGYFPVKWHIIKDVPNPQLRHIILENNENKPVTNSRDTQEVNFLQGIELLNIFKNHMSRTSILDDFDFYENRQKMMQEKRIRQSTPYYGLQQKISELSISAE